The following DNA comes from Grus americana isolate bGruAme1 chromosome 13, bGruAme1.mat, whole genome shotgun sequence.
GTTGGGCCAGACGtgtcccctgcagcctgaggaCGGGTCCGTGCGTGTGGTCCTCTCCGGTGGGTCACTCCAGATCGGCATCGCCTCGGGCTCTCgtgctccccagcacaggaccAGGCAGCCGGGGGGAGGCTCTGCCGCAAGAGGCTGCGTGGGAAGGTGCAAGGAGGGGGTGTGTGAGCTGCCgcagggctgtgcccccccGGAGCACCCTGGGTGCTGAgcggggtccccaggggctgctcccccgcggtgtccctgcctgctgtgctgGGCCCAGGTGACGAGACCGTGACCTTGAGGCAGGTTTCCTCCTTGGGGACCCTGCTGTGGGCACAGCCCCCGTGGCGGGGGTGCGGGCACCCTCTTAGTTTGGAGCCGACTCAAGAAATGCGGGTTCGGAGTTAAGCAGGGGAGTCTCTGAGCAGCCGGggaccagcagcagctcccagtacACAGGGGACAACTAcagctgccaccaccagctGGCCTCTGCCTGTCCCAAGCATCACCAAACAGATTGCTGTGGACCTCACgcttctctccttccttggCCTTCTCACAAGGGAGACCTAAAGCATCGTGAGGAATGAATTAACGGGCGTCGTGAGCTTAAAAATACAACCCTCTGTCTGCAGCTGTGCCACCTCCAGCTGCCAAGCACGTCCCTCCTACCTGCAGGAGATCAGAGAGACGATCCCTTTCCctgattcttattttcttctctcaaacatctccccggagctgctcCCTGTGCAGGTTTCCCCTGATGAACTCCCCTTCGCCCCGGCAGTGCCAGGGGGTGCGGAGGGGCCTGAGCCGAGGTCATTCCCaaacccccagccccgctgtgTTCTTCCAGGCCTGAGGCGAGCTGATGGCCACCCTCCCTCTCCATCTGGGAGACACAACCGCGACGGTGGGTAGCTCCGGGCTGCTGGGCTCAGCGGGGTCTGGCTCAATGGCTCCGATGGATACTCGCAGCCCGGAGCAAGGAGCAACACCCACACCtggaggcagggctgtgggcagcaCCCGGGCAGGGGGGTCCCTGGAGGTGGCACGCAACCCCACACATGCACGGTCCTGAGGGCACACGGGAGCCCATGGAGGAGATGGAGCCGGGGGTGGAGGATgtcggggagcagagggggcaGCGCTGGCTGCGGCGGCTGTGGACGCCAGGCGTAGGCTGGTGCAGAGGAGCCGTTGCGGTTgcggtgctgggctgggctgctaGCTCACAGCCCTGTGACTGCAGGGGAGGAAGCGGCCCCACGCCTGGGTGATGGGGAAATGACACTGCAGGCTCTGTTCTCGGAGGCCGTCATGATGCCGGGGTGCCCTGAGCCAGCAAACACCCGGGGCGGGGAAAAACTGCCTTGGGTGTTGCCTTCCTGCACAGCGAGGCATCATCTGGGCTTTGCTGCCTTTTCCGCACTTGGTCAAAACACAGATCTGCTTGGACAGGATGTGGGGAAGAGGGAAGTGATGAGCATTGCCCCCAACCTGCTCCTCACCCACGGCTGCCCCGTGGGCAGGGGTTTGCCAGCAGACGGATGTTTTTCcacccagcagcatccccgCGGGTCGCAACCCCCTCTCCTTGCAGCACGCGCTCCCTTGACTCTGTTGCTTGCGGCACCATCACCCCTGTCCCCGGCTGCTTGCATCTTGGTTTCGGTGTCACCATTTCCCAAGCACCGGAGGAGCGGAGCAGGTTTTGACCTCGAGTCCTCCCAATGGCAAATCCTTATTATGGATGCCTGAGTGTGGATTATGGCTCTGAAGTTAATTCACATGTGGCTAAGTTACCGTTGCTGTGGGAACCTTTAATGCTGAAATTCTTGACTAGCGAATGTAAAATTAGAGCTCGTTCCACCCGTCCCCGCTGGCTGCTCCCCACGTCGCAGAGGAGCTCGTGTGCTGTCATTTGCTCGGGAGGGTGGCAGCATCCCCCCTCAGCCAAGGGGATTTTTGGACAAGCAGGGTCTTTCCCATCAATGCTGCTCCCTTCTTTGCCCAAGTTTTTGGCTTGGCAGAAAGAGCGATGGATGACAGCCAGGAgccgtgtccccgtgtccccacagcatctctgcGGGCTCTCCTGGGTCTCTCTCGCCAGCCAGGGCATATCTCCGCAGCACGGGCAGTGCAGAtgggatgctggagcagggagcgGGGATCTTGGCAATGTTCCTGAGTGTGCAGAAAGGGGCTGGACGCCTCGTTCCCTTCTTGAAAACTTCAGAGCTTTGTTCCCGTGGGCGGGAAGCGGTTTCGCAGCCTGCCGCAGGAGCTGAGCGAACGCCGTTCGCCCACCGGCGCTGCCTTTGCCGGCCTCACGTGGGGTGAACAGGGCTCCGCTGTGGCTTGTGCGGTCATTTAGCAAGAATTCAGCTGGGCTGGAGCTCAGCCACCCCTTCTCTGGGCTGTGGGTTTTCTTGGAGGGCTGTAGAGTCCGTGTCGCCGCTGCCTCCGTGGCTGAATCGCAGCGAGCGGAGGCGGCTGGGGGCGAGGGTGGATGCCCTGGGCTttgggctgcagagctgtggcagACACTTGGCCCCGGGCGCCATGGACAGGGCTTACCGTGccaaggagcaggaggaaggaacgAGAGGAAAAGCTGCCCTTAGCCTGCACGTTCAGTGGTGGGCTCACAGATGTTGTCTCTGCTCAGGAACCAGATCTTTGACATTAGCTCCTCTAGTTcagtgctcagctgcagccaaGGAAAGCAAATCAACTAAGAGGTgttaggaaaggagaaaggaagaacatCAGGAGGCCACGACTTCAATGCCCAGGATGTCTGCATCTCAGGGACACTGGGACCTGTCCCATAACAGGTTCAGAGGAGAATGACAAGGGCGTAGAGACATGGAAACCTACTGATGAAGCACTGCCTGttcctgggctcctctccaggTCTATGCCACTGGAGACAGGACTGATCTAGGCAGACCTTACGGTTGGGGGGTtccagggagggaagaagaagcATGTGAGCTAAGGTCTGCGTGTGACCACAGCAAATCTTTCCTCCTGGTGGGATGACTTGGCACAAGCAATGGGCACTTTTAATCCAGCTAAAGGGCTTTAGGgactgggttttgggttggcagcagggctgggcttgTGGCCAAGTGACGGCTCAGAGGCTGCCCTGATGTCCCCTGTACCTGCTGGGTGCTCAAGGACAGAGGTGGCTCTGGAAGCGCTTGGAGGAACCCACTCCCCAGGAGAAGGTTTCTTCGTCTGAAGGCCCAAGTTGTGCTATAGAGCTGGGCTGGATGTCACAGGCCATGGCAGAACTCCACGATGGGGGAGCAAAACTGCTGTGACCCTCGAGAGCCTTTCCTCGAGCCCTTTGGGGGCAGCAAAAATTCAGGGAGGAGAAACCCACAGGGACAGGGGGGGTTGCCTGTCTGGATGCTGGAATGATTTGGGATTACATGAGATGCCCTAGCTTGGCGACAAGGCTGCCTGGAGGAGCGAgtcccctgtgctggctggCGTGACATCCCGCTGGCTTgtgcctgagctgcaggctcacTGCCACAGAGCTGATGGATGAATACCAAGGCATACTCTCCTTGCATTACAAAATATATCCTGTTCCACGGCAGTTTAAGATTTGGTCCAAGCCTCGCATGGAATAAACCGATTATTCAAAGCATCTCTAAATCCGCAGCTCCCGTGCGCCTGTTTTTTTGCATGCAGGTGGGTTAGccggtgctggggaaggttgtGTTCCGGCACACGGAGAGCGGCTGACTGGCTTGTGCTGCAGCGGTCTGCATGCTGCTCCGTCTGCTTGCTCAGACGGCTGCAAACAAGGTCACCCCGTCGCCAGGGCTGAGCATCCTCGTTTCTGAGTGGGGTAACGTGTCCCGGTGAACCAGGATGCCTTCGCTTGAACAGCAGCCGGCATTGCCGGTGACACTGTGAACGTGCTCGCTGGCTGCTTTTATCCTTTAAGTGCAGTTACCAGAggccaggaaaagcaaaatgcctGGCTGCTTGGCTTGCTAGAGAGTGGCTGAGGAGGAGAGTAAGATCCCAAAGAGTCAGGGACCTGAAATCTTGACCTGGGAGCTAGCTGGAAGGTCTGTGCACACATGGCCACGAAGCAGCCTTAGGTGCTCCCTTGTCCTCCCCAGGGTCCATCACGCATCAGCCAACCCTTCCATGGAGCTTGTGGATCTGGGACGCTCTGTCCACATGCCTGTTTGGCTGATGCTTTcgttcttcctttccttctagTTTTCCACCTGTCAAGGAAGGTGACATCCATCGTCCCGGAGAGCTGCCTCCTCatcctgctggggctgggcctGGGGGGCATCGTGTTGGCCGTGGCGAAGAAAGCCGAGTACCAGCTGGAGCCCAACATGTTCTTCCTGTTCCTTCTGCCCCCCATTGTCCTAGACTCGGGCTACTTCATGCCCAGCCGGTTGTTCTTCGACAACATCGGTGCCATCCTCACCTACGCGGTGGTGGGCACGCTCTGGAACTCCTTCACCACCGGCACTGCGCTCTGGGGACTGCACCGCGCCGGGCTCATGGGTGGGTGCACAGGGCTGCGCAGCTTGGGTCACATCCCCAAAAGATGGGTCGGAGGGTGCAAAGCACCCCCAAGTTCAGAGCCCACTGCCCTCCTTCCGCGGATTTCCAGGAAGTATTGCAGGAGCAGGGTCCTGGCATCCTGGGAACGGTGCTCTGACAGGACCGTCAAGCGTGCAGGACAAACGGGCCCTGCTCGGCCCCTGCTCGGCACTGAGCTGACTCACGTCTTTGCTATTTTTGTCGCCGACCTTGGCTAGCCTTGCTGGCTCGTTGACATGTTCCCTGTTCTTGGCTGTAGCCGCTGGCCCTGGCTGGCCTGGGCCATGTTTTGAGTCTCCTGAGGAACCGCTTGATGCCTGGACCTGAGGTGGGGCTGCTGAGCCTCCGTCGGTGCATATCTGCCGGAGGGGCAGCGATGcacctgggtgctgggggggacgTCCAAGCCCTGCTCCCTTCATGCTGCAGCAACGATCCCGGCTTCGTCTGGGGGACCCCGGAGGTCTGGGAGCACTCCGTGGCTCACCCCACTCCAAGTTGGGATGCTGCGGCCAAGTCACTGAGAGCAGACGAGGGACAGGCTTGTTTCAGCCTGGTGAAAGGGGCTCTGGGGCAGATGGTCTGCCTGAGCTTGGTCCTTCTGTCCTAAGCAGATCCGGGCATCGAAGCTGGGCTGATGGATTTCCTGCTCTTCGGCAGCCTCATCTCAGCTGTGGACCCTGTGGCGGTGCTGGCGGTTTTTGAAGAGGTCCATGTAAACGAGACCCTCTTCATCATTGTGTTCGGCGAGTCTCTCCTCAACGATGCTGTCACCGTGGTGAGTTGGAGCTTGGGGGACCCTAAAGTGGAGCCCAACGTGGGCCAGGGCGCTGGAGTCCCCCAGGATGGGCAGAGGACGCAGGTGACAACCCCAAGCCAAGGGCAGACCCATGCCATGCTCTCTGGGGGACTTTGCCTGCCGAGATGAGCTGTGTCACCTGGCAGATTTGGGGCAGGCGATGCCTCTTCCGCAGGGTCCATCCTGCCCGCAGGTGCCGTCCCTCTCAAAGCAGGGCGATACCCTGCCTTCCCCAAGGGATTTGCCTTGCCTGCAGGTGCTGTACAAGGTCTTCAACTCTTTTGTGGAGCTGGGCCCAGCACACATCCATGCCACGGACTACATGAAGGGGGTAGGTGAGTATgtgccccaccagcccctccgaCTCTTCCTCTGGAGTGGAAGCGTGGGGGGCAAGCACGGATGCTGTCGTACTGTGGGGTGGGCACTGAGCACCGCAGCTCTGTCATCTCCATCCCAGTGGTCACATGCCAGCTGTCATCATGGGATGTTTTGTGGGGACCCAGGTGGGAGCACGgggcttggccagcccagcgtggcaggagctgggctcGCTTGCTTATGGAGCAAATGAGTCTTCTCCCCCCACCAGCCTCCTTCTTCCTGGTGAGCCTGGGGGGCACGGCCGTGGGGCTGCTCTTCGCCTTCCTCCTGGCCCTCATCACGCGGTTCACCAAGCGGGTGCGCATCATCGAGCCGCTCTTTGTCTTCCTCCTGGCCTACATCGCGTACCTTGCTGCTGAGATGGtctctctctcctccatcctggcGTGAGTACCGGGGTGACCCTGGGGGGGTCCAGGAAGTGGGGGGTGCAGTGCTGAGCAGCAAGAGGCGGCAAGCAGACCCACTCCTCATCCCGCCGTAGGGTCATGCCGGCTCCTTCTGCCCCTCTGCAGAGTCACCTTCTGTGGAATCTGCTGCAAGAAGTATGTGGAAGCCAACATCTCCCAGAAATCCCGCACCACAGTCAAGTACACCATGAAGACACTGGCCAGCAGCTCAGAGACCATCATCTTCATGTTTCTGGGCATCTCAGCTGTGGACACCTCCAAGTGGGCATGGGACACAGCGCTGGTGCTGGGCACCCTGTTCTTCATCCTGCTCTTCAGAGCTGTGGGTCAGTCTGCCCTGCTGTGCTTCTGGCCACAGCACCCAGCCAAAAAGTGGCATTCCTCAAGAAAGGCTGGGGTGCGGGACCAGCCACTGCTCCTGGCCTGGGCTTTGCCACGGCTCCAGGAGCAAGGAGGGCTCTGCTGGCATCCcaggctctcctcctccttcttccctagGTGTTGTCCTCCAGACCTGCGTGCTCAACCGCTTCCGCCTCATCCCCCTGGACAGGATCGACCAGGTGGTCATGTCGTATGGTGGCCTCCGCGGAGCCGTGGCCTTTGCCCTGGTCATCCTGCTGGACAGGGCAAAGGTGAAAGCCAAGGACTACTTTGTGGCAACGACCATCGTGGTGGTGTTCTTCACTGTCATTGTGCAGGTGAGGATGGGCACCGTGCCCTCCTCCAGTGCTGCCCTTTTGCCCAGAGCTCACCGGGGGGGTCAGGACGTGTGCTTGGGGCAAGTACCTCTTTTCAAATGACCTTTGGTCCTTGGTGCCTCCCGGTACCCCATCCATCACCGGGCCGGCGCGCAGGACCGCTGCGGCGGCTGTCACAACTGCAGGGCTGTGGCCCATGTTGGGTCCCTCTTGGCCTCTTGTTCTGGGACTCGCTCCAAGAGCAGCAACGGCGTGTGCCTGGCCAGGCTGTTCCCTTTACAAAGCTGCTGGGCTTGGGGTTCCTGCGTCTCAGGACTGGATGCGAGCCTAGGGGGAGGGGACCGGAGGGGTACGACGTGGTCACTGCCTGCCCAGACACAGGACCATCGCCCAGGTCCCAGGCGCAGGGGGTCGGGTTGGTAGGGACACACGCGGCCGGCACAGCTGCTGTTCCCGGTCACTTCATGCCGCTTCTGCTCCCCATGCCCCAGCCACGCACCCTCTCGCCCTCCCAGTCTTTCCCTTGTCTTCTCCTGCcgttccagggcctcaccatcAAACCCCTGGTGACGTGGCTGAAGGTGAAGCGCAGCGACCACCACAAGCCCACGCTGAATGAGGAGCTGCATGAGCACGTAGGTGCTGGTGCCGGAGGCTGCCGGGCTCCCCGCaccgccggggccgggcaggggtgATGCACGTCCTCGGCACCCCCGGGGCACCCGCAGCCTAGCCACCACTCTCACCCTCTTCTCCTCGCTCAAGGCCTTTGACCACATCCTGGCAGCGGTGGAGGACATCGTGGGACACCACGGCTACCATTACTGGCGGGACAAGTGAGTGTCTTAGCCAGGACCCTCTGTCAGCCATCAGGTGGATGGGGGACGCGCGTCAGCCATGGGGACATCGCAGAGTCCCCGCTGGAGGACACCCCTGCGGTAGGCAGGGCAGCGGGACCAGGAAGGCTGTATGTCTGTCCGTCAGTCCGTCTGGCAGGGGGCTGtctggctgctgttgtgcagcaggCCAAGCTCCCCAAAAACATCCCGGAGAGAGGTCGGGCAGGCGCGGCTGGGGATGCAGCGAGAGCTGGCATTGCTTGCCCACgccagagctgctgtggggcGTCCGTGGGGATGACGATGGCCGTGCGCCTCCCCACAGATGGACCTGCGCTGGGCGCTGAGGAGGGAACAGCCCTGTTAAAGCCCGAGCAGTGTTTATCTGCAGCACGGCGACAGGAAAAGGATGCGAAAAGCCTGTTTCCTGCAGGGGAAGCACTCCAGCGGCACAGCCACGCCAGCCCCACTCCCACTCCCACTCCCATCGCCTCCCGCAGACCCGCTGGTCTCCGGCTTCCCCTTGGGCAGGGACACAGGGTCAGCATGTCcactcccctcctgcccccccccggcagcacgTCCCTGGGTCCTGCGTGCCCAGCCTGCTCTCACCACGCTGTGGACACTCTCAACCTCGGGTGGGCAGGGGGTCCCTGGCCATGGTACCCCCCGTGGGAGCTAAACTGCCCATGTCTTCATCTCGCGGCAGGTGGGAACAGTTCGACAAGAAGTACCTGAGCCAGCTCCTGATGCGGAAATCTGCCTACAGGCTGCGGGACGAGATCTGGGACGTTTACTACAAGCTGAACATCCGTGATGCTATCAGCTTCGTCGACCAGGTTGGGGCACGTGGTGGGGGCCGGGCAGCGGGATGGCCCCGACAGGAGCCGGCTGGCCTGGGGTGGTGGCGTACCCCACACACGGCCACGCCGTGTCCCCTCTGGCCGGGCAGTGGGGACCCCCCCGAGCCCAGCTGGGTCCTTGCTGCCCCGATGCCAGCCTTGCCCTCCCACCTCCCAGGGTGGCCATGTGCTCTCGGCTGCCAAGCTGGCGCTGCCCTCCATGCCCAGCCGCACGTCCATGTCGGAGTCGTCAGTCACAAACCTCCTGTGAGTACCAGCATCCCTCCGAGCCCCCGGGCAGACCCCGCTGGACCCCTACAGCCGCCCCTTTCCCCTGGGGTGGGTCATGCCGAGGCTGGCAGGATGCAGGCATGGAGCCcagcatctccatctccatctccctccATCTTCCCCCCAGGAGGGAGAGCGGGAGCGGCGCGTGCCTGGACCTGCAGGTGATCGACACGGTACGGAGCCGCCGAGACAAGGAGGACGCCGCCATGCACCACGTGCTGCGAGGGAGCCTCTACAAGCCCCGCCGGCGGGTGAGCGCTCCCCGGCCGTGGCGTGCGGCTCACCCCGAGGGTAGCAGCACCCGCAAGAGGAGCAGGGATGGAGGATGCTCCGTTGGGGCCAGCTGCTCACCCTGTGTCTCTTTGCCTCTCCCTCGGCCAGTACAAGGCCAGCTACAGCCGTCACTTCATCTCTCCAGATAAACAAGAGCGCCAAGATAAAGAAATCTTCCGGCAGAACATGAAGAGGCGGCTGGAGACCTTCAAGTCCACAAAGCACAATGTCTGCTCCTCCAAGAGCAAGGCCAGGCTGAAGGAAAAGGGCAGGAAAAAGGCAAGCGCTCCCCAACCTCCTGCTCCGTTACTAGCTCTGAGATTTGGGCTCCCCCGGGCTGCAGACAGCGAGGTCCTTTGGGGTGTAGGTGAGGTGCTGCAGGACATCGGCAGCTCCAGAGCCAGCGGGGAAAGCGGCTCATCTCATCTCAGTCCTGTGTGCGCTGCGTGTGAGCACGCGGGTCTCACGTGTCCGTGGGTCCCAACCCTGCCAGCGCTGCTACGGGGTGGCTCTTCCCTGGGCAAAGCGGTCCCGAGCCCTGGAGGAGCCACACATTTGTTTTCCAAGAGCACTCAGCATAAAGTAGCCTGAACGTCCGTGCAGATCCAGGCTCAGAACTGTGTCACTGTGCCTTAAACTGAGCCTTAGGCGTCCTCTCTCGTTTGGAGGCTCTTGAAGCCATTGCAGCTGAGCTGTCGGTTGTAGGGCCATGAAGATGCAACGCCCAAGGACTAGGAACCACTGGCTGCCAGCTGCCATCCAGCCGGGGTGGGAATCTGTGTCCCTGGGGTCACCCTGGCTTGCAGGGCCGCCTGGGTCGGGATCAGGGGTTGGCACAGGGCAGGTCCCAGCCGGTCCCTCTTCCTTTGCAGAAGAACATCTCTCTGCCCAGCGACGCACCCAATGGGAAGACGCACAGACACGTCCCCTGGCAGGAGGCAGGTGAGGCTGGTGGCGGGCGAGGTTTGCAGGTCCTGGCAAGGGGAACTGTTGAGGTGGGATGGGAGCAGCCTGCCGTGCCTGCCCGCGGCCAGCTCGGTGGCACGACAGCACCCGGGTTTGTGCTAGTACCAGGTCCTTCTCCCATGGGCGTAGTCCTTCCCCCGCAGGGTGCCCCATCCTCCAAACCAACTCTCTCCAtctggctgcagctcctgtccTGGTGATGGTCAgctcagaggaggaggagagcgatAGCTcggagacagagagagaggatGATGAAGGGATTGTATTCATCGCTCGAGCCACCGATGAGGTTCTGCAGGGAAAGACAACTCCTGGTAGGCACCGATGCTCCCACACCAGGGCAGCTGCCGTTGGGTAGCTTGTCCTTCCTCCACCTGGGGAGCAAAGTTGCCTGGGCAAAACCAAAGCTGGCAGAGCACGCGTGGGAGGATCTCTGCTCTCTGTGGCTCtggaggcagggcagagcctCCCTGGTGGCTCCCGCATCCCTGGGCCAGCTGGCCATTCGGTTGTGGTTGGTTCTGCAATGTTTTCAGGggcaaggaagagagaaagagctgTGCAAGATCCCTCTCACTGTCCCTCCCTCTGCATCCCCAGGCAGCCTGGATgtctgccccagcccctgcatCATCCCACCATCGCCCACCCTGGCAGAGAAGGAGCTGCCGTGGAAAGGAGACCAGGCTGATCTGGCTGTTTACGTCTCCTCGGAGACCACCAAAATCGTGCCGGTGGATATGCAGAAGGCGTGGAACCAAAGCATCTCCTCTCTGGAGAGCATCGCTTCCCCCCCAGGCATCGAGAGCGGACCTCAGCACAGAAGATTcgcctgccctgtgctggaggAGCAACCCCAGTCTGCGAGCCAGGCGATGCcagagcagagctcctgctTCCAGTTTCCCAGCCACGTCTCTAAGAGCGGCAGGTCGCAGAGCGACAGCAGCCCGGATGGCgctgagcagcaggagctgcagcctttgATGGCCAcggaggagcagggcaggatgctGCCTGCTGCGGAGCCCAGGTGGCTGATGTTCAACAGAGCGAGCCACCTCTGAGGCGCACTGCGGacggggaaggggctgggggctgcggaCGGGCTGCGACCCACTGAGCGCTCTGCTGTCTTGCGTTGTAAAGCTTGTGTGTGTCTCCATAAACTCCAGGAGTGGCAGGAGAGCCCAGTACTCCTCCTGGAGCTGCACTCCAGGGTGGGCTTTGCCCGTGCACCTACTGATGCCAAACTGGTCAATAACTGGGCTTCATGGAACAGCAGGTACCGACCCCCGTCCACCCAGGGAGGCACAGACCCCaaacctctttcttcctctctggtCCCTGCACATCTTCACAGCACTGGGAGGCCAGAGATGTTCCTCCCGGGGCTGGGATCCCAGACGGACTCGATCCCGTCATGGCTGTGCCGCCCTGAGGTGTGTGGGTGCTGGCTAACGTGCCGTGGCTGCTCGCGAGTGTGGGAGCACG
Coding sequences within:
- the SLC9A5 gene encoding sodium/hydrogen exchanger 5 isoform X1 is translated as MQPPAASPGPAAPAGAELLRWQWREVQAPCLVAAWILVASLAKIVFHLSRKVTSIVPESCLLILLGLGLGGIVLAVAKKAEYQLEPNMFFLFLLPPIVLDSGYFMPSRLFFDNIGAILTYAVVGTLWNSFTTGTALWGLHRAGLMDPGIEAGLMDFLLFGSLISAVDPVAVLAVFEEVHVNETLFIIVFGESLLNDAVTVVLYKVFNSFVELGPAHIHATDYMKGVASFFLVSLGGTAVGLLFAFLLALITRFTKRVRIIEPLFVFLLAYIAYLAAEMVSLSSILAVTFCGICCKKYVEANISQKSRTTVKYTMKTLASSSETIIFMFLGISAVDTSKWAWDTALVLGTLFFILLFRAVGVVLQTCVLNRFRLIPLDRIDQVVMSYGGLRGAVAFALVILLDRAKVKAKDYFVATTIVVVFFTVIVQGLTIKPLVTWLKVKRSDHHKPTLNEELHEHAFDHILAAVEDIVGHHGYHYWRDKWEQFDKKYLSQLLMRKSAYRLRDEIWDVYYKLNIRDAISFVDQGGHVLSAAKLALPSMPSRTSMSESSVTNLLRESGSGACLDLQVIDTVRSRRDKEDAAMHHVLRGSLYKPRRRYKASYSRHFISPDKQERQDKEIFRQNMKRRLETFKSTKHNVCSSKSKARLKEKGRKKKNISLPSDAPNGKTHRHVPWQEAAPVLVMVSSEEEESDSSETEREDDEGIVFIARATDEVLQGKTTPGSLDVCPSPCIIPPSPTLAEKELPWKGDQADLAVYVSSETTKIVPVDMQKAWNQSISSLESIASPPGIESGPQHRRFACPVLEEQPQSASQAMPEQSSCFQFPSHVSKSGRSQSDSSPDGAEQQELQPLMATEEQGRMLPAAEPRWLMFNRASHL
- the SLC9A5 gene encoding sodium/hydrogen exchanger 5 isoform X2; protein product: MVSLSSILAVTFCGICCKKYVEANISQKSRTTVKYTMKTLASSSETIIFMFLGISAVDTSKWAWDTALVLGTLFFILLFRAVGVVLQTCVLNRFRLIPLDRIDQVVMSYGGLRGAVAFALVILLDRAKVKAKDYFVATTIVVVFFTVIVQGLTIKPLVTWLKVKRSDHHKPTLNEELHEHAFDHILAAVEDIVGHHGYHYWRDKWEQFDKKYLSQLLMRKSAYRLRDEIWDVYYKLNIRDAISFVDQGGHVLSAAKLALPSMPSRTSMSESSVTNLLRESGSGACLDLQVIDTVRSRRDKEDAAMHHVLRGSLYKPRRRYKASYSRHFISPDKQERQDKEIFRQNMKRRLETFKSTKHNVCSSKSKARLKEKGRKKKNISLPSDAPNGKTHRHVPWQEAAPVLVMVSSEEEESDSSETEREDDEGIVFIARATDEVLQGKTTPGSLDVCPSPCIIPPSPTLAEKELPWKGDQADLAVYVSSETTKIVPVDMQKAWNQSISSLESIASPPGIESGPQHRRFACPVLEEQPQSASQAMPEQSSCFQFPSHVSKSGRSQSDSSPDGAEQQELQPLMATEEQGRMLPAAEPRWLMFNRASHL